The following coding sequences lie in one Labrus bergylta chromosome 13, fLabBer1.1, whole genome shotgun sequence genomic window:
- the ppp2r3b gene encoding serine/threonine-protein phosphatase 2A regulatory subunit B'' subunit beta isoform X1, which translates to MPSPQVLQPVLKMKVDELFLNWLSDPATQSLLKDYLDLIKTGQDIDLSSGEPQDKRLLTFNENNNVASQKNLAEKKPAHLGTPSSPPSASTLPSGSSSNTRMTGPNGRVLRRSVSTKKAQVRTEEPVTTALSESIPKFYFPLGRPQANINIDNLISKVEKIFSQFPNERATIEDMGQVAKACECPLYWKMPLFCLAGGDRTGFVSVHKFVAMWRKTLQTRHDDASKFVHLLAKPGCNYLEQDDFIPFLQDVVNTHAGLAFLKEAPDFHSRYITTVIQRIFYNVNRSWNGKITCTELRKSNFLQNVALLEQEEDVNQLTEFFSYEHFYVIYCKFWELDTDHDLYIDQKDLAQHNDQAISHKMIERIFSGTVTRQDKIDRRMFKEGRLSYADFVWFLISEEDKKTETSIEYWFRCMDLDGDGVLSMYELEYFYEEQCQKLETMAIEPLPFEDCLCQMLDLVKPEVEGKITLRDLKRCKLSHIFFDTFFNIEKYLDHEQKDPFSVIRELETDGQEMSDWEKYAAEEYDILVAEEAANDQCNDVYENPLSPLGQHISTDLGLTKRHFFEIPSPHCNLDLDEYEYEDDYE; encoded by the exons ATGCCGTCACCACAAGTCCTCCAGCCTGTTCTTAAGATGAAAGTGGATGAGCTCTTTCTTAACTGGTTGAGTGATCCTGCCACACAGTCACTTCTCAAGGATTATCTTGACCTAATCAAAACTGGACAAGACATTGACCTGAGCAGTGGGGAACCGCAGGACAAAAGGTTGTTGACCTTCAACGAGAACAACAATGTTGCATCCCAAAAGAACCTGGCAGAAAAGAAGCCTGCCCACCTTGGTACTCCCTCCAGCCCCCCATCTGCCAGCACCCTGCCCTCTGGTAGTAGCAGTAATACAAGAATGACTGGACCCAATGGTAGAGTACTACGGCGGTCTGTCAGCACAAAAAAG gCCCAGGTGAGGACGGAGGAGCCCGTCACCACAGCGCTGAGTGAAAGCATTCCAAAGTTTTACTTCCCCCTGGGCCGGCCCCAAGCCAACATCAACATCGACAACCTCATTTCCAAAGTTGAGAAAATATTTTCCCAATTCCCAAATGAAAGGGCCACCATTGAGGACATGGGGCAGGTTGCCAAG GCCTGCGAGTGCCCTCTCTACTGGAAAATGCCATTGTTCTGCTTGGCTGGAGGCGACAGGACGGGCTTCGTGTCTGTTCACAAATTTGTGGCTATGTGGAGAAA aACTCTGCAGACCCGTCACGACGACGCTTCTAAATTTGTGCACCTCTTGGCCAAGCCTGGCTGTAATTACCTGGAACAAGACGACTTTATTCCATTCCTGCAG GATGTTGTGAACACACACGCAGGCCTGGCCTTCCTGAAGGAGGCGCCAGACTTTCACTCAAGATACATCACCACG GTGATTCAGAGGATATTCTACAATGTGAACCGGTCATGGAATGGAAAAATAACATGTACTGAACTCAGGAAAAGTAACTTTCTTCAG AACGTGGCTTTgctggagcaggaagaagacgtGAACCAGCTGACAGAGTTCTTCTCCTATGAACATTTCTATGTTATCTACTGTAAGTTCTGGGAGCTGGATACTGACCACGACCTTTACATTGACCAGAAGGACCTGGCACAGCACAATGACCAAG CCATCTCCCATAAGATGATTGAGAGAATATTCTCAGGAACGGTAACAAGGCAAGACAAAAT agaCAGACGGATGTTTAAGGAAGGGCGACTGAGCTACGCTGATTTTGTGTGGTTCCTCATCTCTGAAGAAGACAAGAAGACTGAAACCAG TATAGAGTACTGGTTCCGCTGTATGGACCTGGACGGGGATGGGGTGCTCAGCATGTACGAGCTGGAGTACTTCTACGAGGAGCAGTGTCAGAAGCTGGAGACCATGGCCATCGAGCCCCTTCCTTTCGAGGACTGCCTCTGCCAAATGCTGGACCTGGTCAAGCCTGAGGTGGAAG GTAAGATCACGCTGCGGGACCTTAAAAGGTGCAAGTTGTCCCACATCTTCTTCGACACGTTCTTCAACATAGAGAAGTACCTGGACCACGAGCAGAAGGACCCCTTCTCCGTGATCAGG GAGTTGGAGACAGACGGACAGGAGATGTCAGACTGGGAGAAATATGCAGCAGAGGAGTACGACATCCTGGTGGCTGAAGAGGCCGCCAACGATCAGTGCAACGACGT GTATGAAAATCCTCTGAGCCCTCTAGGGCAGCACATCTCCACTGACCTGGGTCTGACAAAGAGACACTTCTTTGAGATCCCAAGTCCACACTGCAACCTCGACCTGgatgaatatgaatatgaagACGACTATGAATGA
- the ppp2r3b gene encoding serine/threonine-protein phosphatase 2A regulatory subunit B'' subunit beta isoform X2, whose amino-acid sequence MRMRELSLRQDPDLRKELALLARGCDFVLPSRFKKRLKAFQQGQAQVRTEEPVTTALSESIPKFYFPLGRPQANINIDNLISKVEKIFSQFPNERATIEDMGQVAKACECPLYWKMPLFCLAGGDRTGFVSVHKFVAMWRKTLQTRHDDASKFVHLLAKPGCNYLEQDDFIPFLQDVVNTHAGLAFLKEAPDFHSRYITTVIQRIFYNVNRSWNGKITCTELRKSNFLQNVALLEQEEDVNQLTEFFSYEHFYVIYCKFWELDTDHDLYIDQKDLAQHNDQAISHKMIERIFSGTVTRQDKIDRRMFKEGRLSYADFVWFLISEEDKKTETSIEYWFRCMDLDGDGVLSMYELEYFYEEQCQKLETMAIEPLPFEDCLCQMLDLVKPEVEGKITLRDLKRCKLSHIFFDTFFNIEKYLDHEQKDPFSVIRELETDGQEMSDWEKYAAEEYDILVAEEAANDQCNDVYENPLSPLGQHISTDLGLTKRHFFEIPSPHCNLDLDEYEYEDDYE is encoded by the exons ATGAGGATGAGGGAGCTCTCCCTGCGTCAGGACCCTGACCTGAGGAAGGAGTTGGCTCTGCTGGCACGCGGCTGTGACTTTGTGCTGCCCTCTCGATTCAAGAAGAGGCTCAAAGCCTTCCAGCAAGGACAG gCCCAGGTGAGGACGGAGGAGCCCGTCACCACAGCGCTGAGTGAAAGCATTCCAAAGTTTTACTTCCCCCTGGGCCGGCCCCAAGCCAACATCAACATCGACAACCTCATTTCCAAAGTTGAGAAAATATTTTCCCAATTCCCAAATGAAAGGGCCACCATTGAGGACATGGGGCAGGTTGCCAAG GCCTGCGAGTGCCCTCTCTACTGGAAAATGCCATTGTTCTGCTTGGCTGGAGGCGACAGGACGGGCTTCGTGTCTGTTCACAAATTTGTGGCTATGTGGAGAAA aACTCTGCAGACCCGTCACGACGACGCTTCTAAATTTGTGCACCTCTTGGCCAAGCCTGGCTGTAATTACCTGGAACAAGACGACTTTATTCCATTCCTGCAG GATGTTGTGAACACACACGCAGGCCTGGCCTTCCTGAAGGAGGCGCCAGACTTTCACTCAAGATACATCACCACG GTGATTCAGAGGATATTCTACAATGTGAACCGGTCATGGAATGGAAAAATAACATGTACTGAACTCAGGAAAAGTAACTTTCTTCAG AACGTGGCTTTgctggagcaggaagaagacgtGAACCAGCTGACAGAGTTCTTCTCCTATGAACATTTCTATGTTATCTACTGTAAGTTCTGGGAGCTGGATACTGACCACGACCTTTACATTGACCAGAAGGACCTGGCACAGCACAATGACCAAG CCATCTCCCATAAGATGATTGAGAGAATATTCTCAGGAACGGTAACAAGGCAAGACAAAAT agaCAGACGGATGTTTAAGGAAGGGCGACTGAGCTACGCTGATTTTGTGTGGTTCCTCATCTCTGAAGAAGACAAGAAGACTGAAACCAG TATAGAGTACTGGTTCCGCTGTATGGACCTGGACGGGGATGGGGTGCTCAGCATGTACGAGCTGGAGTACTTCTACGAGGAGCAGTGTCAGAAGCTGGAGACCATGGCCATCGAGCCCCTTCCTTTCGAGGACTGCCTCTGCCAAATGCTGGACCTGGTCAAGCCTGAGGTGGAAG GTAAGATCACGCTGCGGGACCTTAAAAGGTGCAAGTTGTCCCACATCTTCTTCGACACGTTCTTCAACATAGAGAAGTACCTGGACCACGAGCAGAAGGACCCCTTCTCCGTGATCAGG GAGTTGGAGACAGACGGACAGGAGATGTCAGACTGGGAGAAATATGCAGCAGAGGAGTACGACATCCTGGTGGCTGAAGAGGCCGCCAACGATCAGTGCAACGACGT GTATGAAAATCCTCTGAGCCCTCTAGGGCAGCACATCTCCACTGACCTGGGTCTGACAAAGAGACACTTCTTTGAGATCCCAAGTCCACACTGCAACCTCGACCTGgatgaatatgaatatgaagACGACTATGAATGA